The following coding sequences are from one Methanosarcina sp. WWM596 window:
- a CDS encoding cytochrome c-type biogenesis CcmF C-terminal domain-containing protein has protein sequence MKKLSDVLTVRSTMFATISVLVLLAALLAMGLLTPFILRVSTGEEILLDAAYFNLRAALPTLALVMLLTLCLLIGSAGKKEALLVFGLGISGSALSVAFSPFSSLPVNISFPLLSAALFAVIYRLLSSKEKTLKGTLRRAGSHIIHLGAVLLLVGIVFSTNMNLEDSAVVPLGELGTFKSMGYSVHVTNITSGIEGTPYGGYSGSAYVSTVYFDVYRWGQLFDRGQVRYISDFKWEQAYTETYIHRGLLEELFIAPKSVDTKSQTVELYVRKVPFMTALWGGFYLMVLGVLMIFLSDSLKGEKGTPGDGLPGNRFYERNSQVNESKNDNRKKRVSKKNV, from the coding sequence ATGAAAAAGTTAAGCGATGTTCTCACAGTCCGCAGCACCATGTTTGCTACTATCTCAGTGCTGGTGCTGCTTGCTGCTCTGTTAGCGATGGGACTTTTAACCCCTTTTATCTTGAGGGTCAGTACAGGAGAAGAAATCCTTCTCGATGCTGCCTATTTTAACCTGCGTGCAGCTCTGCCAACCCTTGCCCTTGTAATGCTGCTGACTCTGTGTCTTCTGATCGGGAGTGCCGGGAAAAAGGAAGCTCTTCTGGTGTTTGGGCTTGGAATTTCAGGTTCCGCACTTTCGGTTGCGTTTTCACCGTTTTCAAGTCTGCCTGTTAATATCTCGTTTCCGCTCCTTTCAGCTGCTCTCTTTGCGGTTATTTACAGGTTGCTTTCTTCGAAGGAAAAGACTCTGAAAGGGACTCTCAGGAGGGCGGGTTCTCATATTATCCACCTGGGGGCAGTCCTGCTCCTCGTTGGCATTGTGTTCAGCACTAACATGAATCTTGAAGATTCTGCTGTGGTTCCTCTGGGAGAATTGGGCACTTTCAAGTCGATGGGTTATAGCGTTCATGTTACAAACATCACATCGGGAATTGAAGGGACTCCTTATGGGGGCTATTCTGGCTCGGCTTACGTAAGTACCGTATATTTTGACGTTTACAGGTGGGGCCAACTTTTTGACCGCGGGCAGGTTAGATACATAAGTGACTTCAAATGGGAACAGGCCTACACTGAAACTTATATCCACAGGGGGCTTCTGGAAGAGCTTTTCATTGCTCCCAAATCTGTGGATACAAAATCCCAGACAGTGGAACTTTATGTCCGGAAGGTGCCTTTTATGACTGCTCTCTGGGGTGGGTTTTATCTGATGGTGCTGGGCGTCCTGATGATCTTCCTCTCGGATTCCCTCAAGGGAGAAAAAGGTACTCCTGGAGATGGTCTTCCTGGAAACCGTTTTTATGAAAGAAATTCTCAGGTAAATGAAAGTAAAAATGATAATAGAAAGAAGCGAGTTAGTAAAAAAAACGTATGA
- the purD gene encoding phosphoribosylamine--glycine ligase translates to MKILLIGGGGREHAIAEGIKKSKHNPILYAVMAKKNPGIAALCEDFLLEKETEIEKIVEYAKAKNIDMVFVGPEAPLAVGVADALWEAGIPVVGPKKACAVIEFDKAWARNFMKKYGIEGCPAYKVFTEEAPANAFIEKLGDVAVKPSGLTGGKGVKVMGDQLPDLKAAKEYTSELLKKGSVVIEERFIGEEFTLQAFVDGKNLAFFPAVQDHKRAYEGDLGPNTGGMGSYTDAGEILPFMLSEDLEKAKQIMQHTVTALYEETGTGYQGILYGQFILTASGPKVVEFNARFGDPEAMNVIPLIETDFIEIMSAVVKGTLENLPVKFNRKATVCKYAVPAGYPENPVKDSEVVVGDIGEASVYYASVYEKEGKIYTTGSRAVVVVGCAETIEAAEKIAQKALENIRGKLFFRKDIGTVNLIQKRIDHMKELRD, encoded by the coding sequence ATGAAGATTTTGCTTATCGGCGGCGGCGGAAGGGAGCACGCAATTGCCGAAGGAATTAAGAAAAGCAAGCATAACCCCATCCTTTATGCGGTAATGGCAAAGAAAAACCCCGGAATTGCCGCCCTCTGCGAGGATTTCCTGCTTGAAAAAGAAACCGAGATTGAAAAAATTGTTGAATATGCAAAAGCCAAGAACATTGATATGGTTTTTGTGGGTCCTGAAGCTCCGCTTGCAGTAGGAGTTGCAGATGCCCTCTGGGAAGCCGGGATCCCTGTTGTAGGCCCTAAAAAAGCCTGTGCAGTTATTGAGTTTGATAAGGCATGGGCAAGGAATTTCATGAAGAAATACGGAATCGAAGGCTGCCCTGCCTATAAAGTTTTCACGGAAGAAGCTCCTGCAAATGCATTCATTGAAAAACTGGGCGATGTTGCAGTCAAGCCCTCCGGGCTTACAGGCGGGAAAGGTGTAAAGGTAATGGGCGACCAGCTTCCTGACCTCAAAGCTGCCAAAGAATATACAAGCGAGCTTCTGAAAAAAGGGTCCGTAGTTATTGAGGAACGTTTCATAGGAGAAGAATTTACTCTCCAGGCTTTTGTGGACGGAAAAAACCTTGCTTTTTTCCCTGCAGTGCAGGACCATAAGAGAGCTTATGAAGGGGACCTTGGCCCGAATACGGGCGGCATGGGCTCATACACCGACGCGGGAGAAATCCTCCCTTTCATGCTTTCCGAAGACCTTGAGAAGGCAAAACAGATTATGCAGCATACCGTAACCGCGCTGTATGAAGAAACGGGGACAGGATACCAAGGCATTCTTTATGGACAATTTATTCTGACTGCCAGCGGCCCAAAAGTCGTGGAGTTCAATGCGCGGTTCGGAGACCCTGAAGCTATGAATGTTATCCCTCTTATAGAGACTGATTTTATAGAAATTATGTCTGCTGTAGTAAAAGGAACCCTCGAAAACCTGCCTGTAAAGTTTAACAGGAAAGCAACGGTCTGTAAGTACGCAGTCCCGGCAGGCTACCCGGAGAACCCGGTAAAAGACAGCGAAGTAGTTGTAGGAGATATAGGAGAGGCTTCAGTCTACTATGCAAGCGTGTATGAAAAAGAGGGGAAAATTTACACTACCGGCTCCCGCGCTGTTGTTGTCGTCGGGTGTGCAGAAACAATAGAGGCTGCAGAGAAAATCGCCCAGAAAGCTCTTGAAA
- the pyrE gene encoding orotate phosphoribosyltransferase, producing MSQSKPETENEFKTQKQELIAALKACGAVRYGDFTLASGKKSKYYIDIKKASTDPKTLKIIARQAALKVREMDVDTVAGVELGGVPLATAVSLETELPLLIVRKSVKDYGTKSRFVGELKPEDKLVMLEDVTTSGGSVRDAIEVVRETGARVKYVITVVDREEGAKEKLKEVDAELVPLVSASDLLK from the coding sequence ATGAGTCAATCAAAACCAGAAACAGAAAACGAATTCAAAACACAAAAACAGGAACTGATCGCAGCCCTCAAAGCCTGCGGAGCTGTCCGCTACGGGGACTTCACGCTTGCCTCGGGAAAGAAAAGCAAGTACTACATCGATATCAAGAAAGCCAGCACCGACCCTAAAACCCTGAAAATTATTGCCAGGCAGGCAGCCCTCAAGGTAAGGGAAATGGATGTAGACACGGTTGCAGGTGTAGAACTCGGAGGAGTACCTCTCGCAACCGCAGTTTCTCTGGAAACTGAGCTTCCCCTGCTTATAGTAAGGAAATCCGTCAAGGACTACGGCACAAAAAGCAGGTTCGTAGGCGAGCTTAAACCGGAAGACAAGCTTGTAATGCTCGAAGACGTAACAACCAGCGGAGGCTCGGTTAGGGACGCGATTGAGGTGGTCAGGGAAACCGGAGCCCGTGTAAAATACGTAATCACCGTAGTGGACAGGGAAGAAGGAGCAAAGGAAAAACTCAAAGAAGTAGATGCCGAACTTGTACCCCTGGTAAGTGCGAGTGATCTCTTAAAGTAA
- a CDS encoding CDP-2,3-bis-(O-geranylgeranyl)-sn-glycerol synthase, giving the protein MIPAYLPNPFAAVFGGGKPIDGGRTYKDGKRILGDGKTYRGLFSGIFCGFLAGCIEIWLSMKGFEIMGIEMPAFGPDYASALKVVLALASGALFGDMFKSFFKRRMGLKRGASLPLVDQLDFVVGAWVFTYLAAPEWFVSNFTTGIILTVLIMTPLLHLTTNIIGYIIGVKKEPW; this is encoded by the coding sequence ATGATTCCTGCATACCTTCCCAATCCCTTTGCAGCTGTCTTCGGGGGCGGAAAGCCTATTGACGGAGGAAGGACTTATAAGGACGGGAAAAGGATTCTTGGAGACGGAAAGACCTATAGAGGACTCTTTTCAGGCATATTTTGCGGGTTTCTTGCAGGATGCATTGAGATCTGGCTGAGTATGAAGGGTTTTGAGATTATGGGAATTGAAATGCCCGCCTTTGGCCCGGATTACGCGAGCGCTTTGAAAGTTGTCCTCGCCCTTGCCTCCGGCGCCCTGTTCGGAGATATGTTCAAGAGCTTTTTCAAGCGCAGAATGGGCCTGAAAAGGGGAGCGTCCCTGCCTCTTGTAGACCAGCTTGACTTTGTTGTGGGAGCCTGGGTATTCACATACCTTGCAGCCCCGGAATGGTTCGTGAGTAATTTCACCACCGGAATCATTCTTACCGTCCTCATAATGACGCCTCTGCTCCATCTTACAACAAACATAATCGGATACATTATAGGCGTAAAGAAAGAACCCTGGTGA